In Leptolyngbya sp. KIOST-1, one DNA window encodes the following:
- a CDS encoding isochorismate synthase MenF, giving the protein MPVVSHCSDRGQTLQSVHRFLERRLAQVKQTHQPQLVTLSFDIPPVDPLLVLARLAPRSDRHLYLENPVAQTSMVGFGTALAYETAGVDRFAQARQYIEQWRGKTHRYSEAGVAASLSGADWARFFCAFTFFADPCGGEVTFPAALVVLPQWQLVRQGSQGVLTLNHLVTATTGLETLLDGLANQLRSVDRLGNTLWQDPRPSARLTVQPTTEAGQRFKAAVNRALGYMTQNPVQKIVLAHALDWVSADPVQPLAALGCLRQRYPDCHIFSVGQGNGKTFMGASPERLLSLTQGQLITDALAGSAPRGAHRRQDDRLAQGLLHNPKERGEHRLVVEFLARQLAGVGLQPQYQPWPGVRRLSNIQHLHTPMRARVPRHIHPLHIVAALHPTPAVAGVPTREACDQILRFEDFDRGLYAAPLGWVGANGDSEFVVGIRSALVTKTWVRLYAGAGIVAGSDADREWAEIKLKLRALGESLV; this is encoded by the coding sequence ATGCCCGTTGTTTCTCACTGCTCCGATCGCGGTCAAACGCTGCAATCGGTCCATCGGTTTTTAGAGCGTCGGCTCGCTCAGGTAAAGCAGACCCATCAGCCCCAGCTGGTGACCCTGAGTTTTGACATTCCCCCGGTGGACCCGCTGCTGGTGCTGGCCCGGTTGGCTCCCCGCAGCGATCGCCACCTGTACCTGGAAAACCCCGTCGCTCAAACCTCCATGGTCGGCTTTGGCACCGCGCTGGCTTACGAAACCGCAGGGGTGGATCGGTTTGCCCAGGCGCGTCAGTATATTGAGCAGTGGCGGGGCAAAACCCACCGCTACAGCGAAGCAGGGGTAGCTGCTTCCCTCAGCGGGGCCGACTGGGCCCGATTTTTTTGCGCGTTTACCTTTTTTGCCGACCCGTGCGGTGGCGAGGTCACTTTCCCGGCGGCCCTGGTAGTGCTGCCCCAGTGGCAGCTGGTGCGTCAGGGTTCCCAGGGGGTGCTGACCCTCAACCACCTGGTGACGGCAACCACCGGTCTGGAGACCCTCCTGGACGGTCTGGCCAACCAGCTGCGATCGGTGGATCGTCTGGGCAATACCCTCTGGCAAGATCCTCGGCCCTCAGCCAGGTTAACGGTGCAGCCCACCACCGAGGCGGGTCAGCGCTTCAAAGCGGCGGTCAACCGAGCGCTGGGGTATATGACCCAAAACCCGGTTCAGAAAATTGTGCTGGCCCATGCCCTGGACTGGGTCAGCGCCGACCCCGTTCAGCCCCTGGCCGCCCTGGGCTGCCTGCGACAGCGCTATCCCGACTGCCATATTTTTTCGGTAGGGCAGGGCAATGGCAAGACCTTTATGGGGGCCAGCCCGGAGCGGTTGCTGAGTTTGACCCAGGGACAGCTAATTACCGATGCGCTGGCGGGGTCGGCTCCCCGGGGGGCCCACCGCCGCCAGGATGACCGCCTGGCCCAGGGGCTGCTGCACAATCCCAAGGAGCGGGGCGAGCACCGCCTGGTGGTGGAGTTTCTGGCGCGGCAGCTGGCGGGGGTGGGGCTACAGCCCCAGTATCAGCCCTGGCCGGGGGTGCGGCGGCTCTCCAATATTCAGCATTTGCACACGCCGATGCGGGCCCGAGTTCCCCGCCACATTCACCCGCTGCACATTGTGGCGGCACTCCACCCTACCCCGGCCGTGGCGGGCGTTCCCACCCGGGAGGCGTGCGATCAAATTTTGCGCTTTGAGGATTTCGATCGGGGTCTGTATGCCGCGCCGCTGGGGTGGGTAGGGGCCAACGGTGACAGCGAATTTGTGGTGGGCATTCGCTCGGCGCTGGTGACGAAAACCTGGGTGCGGCTGTACGCTGGGGCTGGTATTGTGGCAGGGTCCGATGCCGATCGCGAGTGGGCCGAGATCAAGCTCAAGCTGCGCGCCCTGGGCGAGTCGCTGGTGTAG
- the menD gene encoding 2-succinyl-5-enolpyruvyl-6-hydroxy-3-cyclohexene-1-carboxylic-acid synthase yields MTFDFRNTNTLWASVLVATLVRLGLETAVISPGSRSAPLTLALAQHPDVEVVPVLDERSAAFFALGVARRTGLPVALVCTSGTAGANYYPAVIEAKESRIPLLLLTADRPPELRDCASGQTIDQQRLFGSFPNWYAELAVPVATEPMLRYLRQTLGQAWGRSLYPVPGPVHLNCPLRDPLAPMADDSAVGLKQVLDEGFLATVAAPARTAGEYSLAVTPLLEIWRTCDRGLIVAGPAQPVEPLAYCKAVAALAAYLGWPVLAEGLSPLRQAALLNPYLVSTYDLALGEPEGVAQAAQALVPEQVIQMGPLPTSKRLREWLQTTQPRRWVIDPLGANLDPLHGPATAVPLAPENLGSAIATLQPRPPKWSTDQGSPYLQQWLTLERRLRHHLDTALGGLEESFEGKVPWLLARCLPSGTPLVIANSMPIRDVEWFWPPGDRALRPYCNRGANGIDGTLSTALGIAHGGPPTVLLTGDLALLHDTNGWLSLPRLRGHLSVVVINNRGGGIFERLPIATASAPGDTWFEDCFTTPQTVDLSRLCAAYGVNYERVFTWSQLEASLSTLPERGARLLEVQCDRKQSNHIRQQLLTPPAQLLQLGIDTP; encoded by the coding sequence ATGACCTTTGACTTTCGCAACACAAATACCCTCTGGGCCTCGGTGCTGGTGGCTACCCTGGTGCGCCTGGGGTTAGAGACCGCCGTAATTTCCCCCGGCTCGCGCTCCGCTCCGCTCACCCTGGCCCTGGCCCAGCACCCCGACGTTGAGGTGGTGCCTGTGCTCGATGAGCGCTCGGCGGCCTTTTTTGCCCTGGGGGTAGCGCGGCGAACGGGGCTGCCGGTGGCGCTGGTATGCACCTCGGGCACGGCCGGAGCCAACTACTACCCCGCCGTCATTGAGGCGAAGGAGAGCCGTATTCCTCTGCTGTTGCTGACCGCCGATCGCCCACCGGAGCTGCGCGACTGCGCCTCGGGCCAGACCATCGATCAGCAGCGGCTGTTTGGGTCATTTCCCAACTGGTACGCCGAGCTGGCGGTGCCCGTGGCGACCGAGCCCATGCTGCGCTACCTACGACAGACCCTAGGACAGGCCTGGGGCCGATCGCTCTACCCGGTGCCTGGGCCTGTGCACCTCAACTGTCCCCTGCGCGACCCCCTGGCCCCTATGGCGGACGATTCGGCGGTGGGCCTGAAGCAGGTGCTGGACGAGGGCTTTTTAGCGACCGTTGCAGCCCCAGCCAGGACCGCAGGGGAGTACAGCCTCGCCGTTACGCCGCTGCTGGAAATTTGGCGAACGTGCGATCGCGGCCTGATTGTTGCTGGCCCGGCCCAGCCCGTCGAGCCGCTGGCCTACTGTAAAGCGGTGGCGGCCCTGGCCGCCTACCTGGGCTGGCCGGTGCTGGCGGAGGGGCTGTCTCCCCTCCGCCAGGCCGCCCTCCTCAATCCCTACCTGGTCAGCACCTACGACCTGGCCCTGGGTGAACCGGAGGGGGTGGCCCAGGCGGCCCAGGCCCTGGTGCCGGAGCAGGTGATCCAGATGGGGCCGCTGCCGACCAGCAAGCGCCTGCGCGAGTGGCTGCAAACCACCCAGCCTCGCCGCTGGGTAATCGACCCCCTGGGGGCCAACCTCGACCCCCTCCACGGTCCAGCCACCGCCGTGCCCCTGGCCCCCGAGAACCTGGGGAGCGCCATCGCCACCCTCCAGCCCCGCCCGCCGAAGTGGAGCACAGACCAAGGCAGCCCCTACTTGCAGCAGTGGCTGACCCTGGAGCGCAGACTGCGCCACCACCTGGATACCGCTCTGGGCGGGCTGGAGGAGAGCTTTGAGGGCAAGGTACCCTGGCTGCTGGCCCGCTGCTTGCCGTCGGGGACCCCCCTGGTAATCGCCAACAGTATGCCGATCCGCGATGTGGAGTGGTTTTGGCCGCCGGGCGATCGCGCCCTGCGCCCCTACTGCAACCGGGGGGCCAACGGCATCGATGGTACGCTGTCCACCGCTTTGGGCATCGCCCACGGCGGCCCGCCCACGGTGCTGCTGACGGGCGACCTGGCGCTGCTGCACGACACCAACGGCTGGCTCAGCCTGCCCCGCCTGCGGGGGCACCTGAGCGTGGTGGTGATCAACAACCGGGGCGGCGGCATCTTTGAGCGGTTGCCGATTGCCACCGCCTCAGCCCCCGGCGACACCTGGTTTGAGGACTGTTTTACGACGCCTCAAACCGTTGATCTCAGCCGCCTCTGCGCTGCCTACGGGGTCAACTACGAGCGGGTTTTCACCTGGAGCCAGTTGGAGGCCAGCCTTAGCACCCTGCCTGAGCGCGGGGCGCGGCTGCTGGAGGTACAGTGCGATCGCAAGCAGTCCAACCACATCCGGCAACAGCTGCTGACCCCGCCAGCCCAGCTGCTCCAGCTCGGAATAGACACGCCGTAA
- a CDS encoding sensor histidine kinase — protein MAKVSLRSRLFFSHLAVMGIGILTLAVIGRLYTPRLFVVSLERYENGVLSVQRRTQLVKGFEAAWSRGMLWAILVGGGTAGGLSYWVSRRIIRPLDQMTEVTRSFASGRLDSRVPPSEILEIQRLANSFNRMAADLEGVEEHRRELIGDLTHELRTPLTIIHGYLEGLADGTVSPEPELYQRLAGETTRLQRLVNDLQELSKLEAGYLPIQAQTVALCPLLAAVVHPFSDQFVSSDRVAITLQCPPDLPSVNADPSRIEQILINLLGNALRYTEKGSVTVNAWAEPERVYVSVADTGIGIAEEDVPYVFERFWRADRSRNRSSGGTGLGLTICRRLVEVQGGKIEVKSQLGEGSEFTFWLPQAKKT, from the coding sequence ATGGCCAAAGTTAGTCTACGGAGTCGCCTGTTTTTCTCTCACCTGGCGGTGATGGGAATTGGCATTTTGACCCTGGCGGTGATTGGCCGTCTCTACACCCCCCGTCTGTTTGTCGTTTCGCTGGAGCGCTACGAGAACGGGGTGCTCAGCGTGCAGCGCCGAACCCAGCTGGTGAAGGGGTTTGAAGCGGCCTGGAGCCGGGGCATGCTGTGGGCTATTTTGGTCGGTGGCGGCACGGCGGGCGGGCTGAGCTACTGGGTGTCGAGGCGCATCATTCGACCCCTGGACCAGATGACTGAGGTGACGCGATCGTTTGCCTCTGGCCGCCTGGACTCCCGTGTCCCGCCGTCAGAGATCCTGGAAATTCAGCGCTTGGCCAACAGCTTTAACCGGATGGCCGCTGACCTGGAGGGGGTGGAGGAACATCGGCGCGAGCTGATCGGCGACCTCACCCACGAATTGCGTACGCCCCTGACCATTATCCACGGTTACCTGGAGGGTTTAGCCGACGGCACCGTGAGCCCTGAGCCCGAGCTTTACCAGCGGCTGGCGGGAGAAACCACCCGCCTTCAGCGCCTGGTCAACGACCTGCAGGAGCTCTCCAAGCTGGAGGCGGGCTACCTACCGATTCAGGCCCAAACGGTTGCCCTGTGCCCTCTGCTGGCGGCGGTGGTGCACCCCTTCAGCGATCAGTTTGTCAGCAGCGATCGGGTCGCCATCACCCTCCAGTGTCCGCCGGATCTGCCTTCGGTCAATGCTGATCCCAGCCGGATTGAGCAAATTTTGATCAATCTGTTGGGCAATGCGCTGCGCTACACCGAAAAGGGATCGGTGACGGTGAACGCCTGGGCGGAACCCGAGCGAGTTTACGTCAGCGTGGCCGATACCGGCATTGGCATCGCCGAAGAAGATGTACCCTACGTGTTTGAACGGTTTTGGCGGGCCGATCGCTCCCGCAACCGCAGTTCTGGAGGAACCGGTCTGGGCCTGACCATCTGTCGTCGCCTGGTGGAGGTGCAGGGGGGCAAAATTGAGGTGAAAAGCCAGCTGGGGGAGGGGAGCGAGTTTACCTTTTGGCTTCCCCAGGCGAAGAAAACCTGA
- a CDS encoding indolepyruvate ferredoxin oxidoreductase subunit alpha, which yields MAHTIVTNVCEGVADCVDACPVACIHEGPGKNTKGTDWYWIDFSTCIDCGICLQVCPVDGAILPEEQPDLQQTPA from the coding sequence GTGGCCCACACCATTGTGACAAACGTCTGTGAAGGGGTAGCCGACTGCGTCGATGCCTGTCCGGTAGCCTGTATCCATGAGGGGCCGGGCAAAAATACCAAGGGCACCGACTGGTACTGGATTGACTTTTCCACCTGCATTGACTGCGGCATTTGCCTCCAGGTCTGCCCCGTAGACGGGGCAATTTTGCCGGAAGAACAGCCTGATTTGCAGCAAACTCCAGCCTGA
- a CDS encoding ATP phosphoribosyltransferase regulatory subunit yields MIAYQPPAGARDLLPLDVAQKHWIENRLEQVFQRWGYHRIITSTVERMDTLMAGGAIDQAAVIELQPVAGKRLGLRPELTASIARTAVTRLARVTYPQRLYYNANVFRQATETSHGGQQEFYQAGVELLGAGATVADAEIVLLLLDCLHHLHLDSWCLILGDAQLTQALLAPFAADQRQAVRQALANLDRVALEAMELPPELHRHALNLLDLRGHPEDVLQSLGQLPLDGDTQAAVERLKSLVALVREVTQAQPASRLAPGGDRAAPALTLDLSLIQPFDYYTGLVFEVVTGPAQGCQVLGQGGRYDNLLGVFQGQGQGFPGIGFVLNIEALHQALLPAGQLPQDTPPSDWLVVPTAPQAAAAAFTYAQTLRSSASLVRAEVHLATDESPAATRALARQRHISRIAWIGPDGLPDIEALN; encoded by the coding sequence GTGATCGCCTACCAACCCCCTGCCGGAGCGCGCGACCTGCTGCCCCTGGATGTCGCTCAAAAACACTGGATTGAAAATCGCCTGGAGCAAGTTTTTCAGCGCTGGGGCTATCACCGCATCATCACCTCCACCGTGGAGCGGATGGATACGCTGATGGCGGGCGGAGCGATTGATCAGGCCGCTGTGATTGAGCTTCAGCCCGTGGCCGGCAAGCGCCTGGGACTGCGGCCTGAGCTTACCGCCTCGATCGCCCGGACCGCCGTGACCCGCCTGGCCAGGGTGACCTACCCCCAGCGCCTCTACTACAACGCCAATGTCTTTCGCCAGGCCACCGAGACCAGCCACGGCGGCCAGCAGGAGTTCTACCAGGCCGGGGTAGAACTGCTGGGAGCAGGGGCCACGGTGGCCGATGCCGAGATTGTGCTGCTACTGCTGGATTGTCTCCACCACCTGCACCTCGACTCCTGGTGTCTAATTTTGGGGGATGCCCAGCTGACCCAGGCGCTGCTGGCCCCTTTTGCCGCCGACCAGCGGCAGGCCGTGCGGCAGGCCCTGGCCAACCTCGACCGGGTAGCCCTGGAGGCGATGGAACTGCCCCCAGAGCTACACCGGCATGCCCTCAACCTGCTGGACCTACGGGGCCACCCCGAGGACGTCCTCCAGTCCCTGGGGCAGCTGCCTCTGGACGGTGATACCCAGGCGGCGGTGGAGCGGCTCAAGTCGCTGGTGGCCCTGGTGCGCGAGGTCACCCAGGCCCAGCCAGCCAGCCGACTGGCCCCAGGGGGCGATCGCGCTGCCCCAGCCCTAACCCTAGACCTGAGCTTGATTCAGCCCTTCGACTACTACACCGGTCTGGTCTTTGAAGTAGTCACCGGCCCCGCCCAGGGGTGCCAGGTCCTTGGCCAGGGCGGCCGCTACGACAACCTGCTGGGGGTGTTTCAGGGTCAGGGTCAGGGGTTCCCGGGGATTGGCTTTGTGCTCAACATCGAGGCGCTGCACCAGGCGCTGCTGCCCGCCGGACAGCTGCCGCAGGACACTCCCCCCAGCGACTGGCTGGTGGTCCCCACCGCACCCCAGGCGGCGGCGGCAGCCTTTACCTACGCCCAAACCCTGCGCTCCTCGGCCAGCCTGGTACGGGCCGAGGTCCACCTGGCCACCGATGAATCGCCCGCCGCCACCCGCGCCCTGGCCCGCCAGCGCCACATCAGCCGCATTGCCTGGATTGGCCCCGACGGGTTGCCAGATATTGAAGCCCTGAACTAA
- a CDS encoding J domain-containing protein yields MKPEQGLFQADFDDHHAVLGVPITADAKAVRKRYLAIARRLHPDSLSGSSPEEAQRASEVLSKLVNPAYEALSQEKSSTEHGLMLKLKGQTLRRGGKAPAVTSTTAQDLLKAPHLDAAYRQAVTGLAAQQFDQLESLTEVMGTLSELNVIYLYRSSGDAGTPASAPVTSARPATRSQPATAAPPPPPTPRQNQAAILGSYINRAQEYELNKDYSRAILELREAVKVYPNDVNCHSYLSALYLKAGQGTMARIHAKRALEIDPNDERAKTVQARVDRSAGAASGGAKTNAKASSAKPANKGASDKGGGFFGLFGGKKK; encoded by the coding sequence ATGAAACCAGAACAAGGGCTGTTTCAAGCTGACTTTGACGACCATCACGCGGTGCTGGGGGTGCCCATTACTGCCGATGCCAAAGCCGTCCGCAAGCGCTACCTAGCCATTGCCCGCAGGCTACATCCCGACAGTTTGTCAGGGTCTTCTCCCGAGGAGGCCCAGCGGGCCAGCGAAGTTCTCTCAAAACTGGTCAACCCCGCCTACGAAGCCCTGAGCCAGGAAAAATCGAGCACCGAGCACGGACTGATGCTCAAGCTCAAGGGCCAGACCCTCCGCCGCGGCGGCAAGGCCCCCGCCGTGACCTCGACAACCGCCCAGGATCTGCTCAAAGCGCCCCACCTCGATGCCGCCTATCGCCAGGCGGTCACCGGTCTGGCCGCGCAGCAGTTCGACCAGCTCGAGTCCCTCACGGAGGTGATGGGCACGTTGAGCGAGCTAAATGTGATTTATCTGTACCGCAGCAGCGGGGATGCAGGCACTCCAGCCAGTGCCCCGGTCACGTCCGCTCGGCCGGCGACGCGATCGCAGCCAGCCACCGCTGCCCCTCCCCCGCCCCCCACGCCGCGCCAAAACCAGGCCGCTATTCTGGGCAGCTACATCAACCGAGCCCAGGAGTACGAGCTGAACAAAGACTACAGCCGCGCCATTCTGGAGCTCCGCGAAGCGGTCAAAGTCTATCCCAACGACGTCAATTGCCACAGCTATCTATCGGCCCTTTACCTCAAGGCCGGTCAGGGCACCATGGCCCGCATCCATGCCAAGCGAGCGTTAGAAATTGACCCTAACGACGAACGAGCCAAAACTGTTCAGGCCCGAGTCGATCGATCCGCTGGGGCGGCCTCCGGTGGAGCCAAGACCAACGCCAAAGCCTCCAGCGCTAAACCAGCCAACAAGGGAGCCTCTGACAAAGGCGGTGGTTTCTTTGGTCTGTTTGGAGGAAAGAAAAAGTGA
- a CDS encoding inositol monophosphatase family protein — protein sequence MPLPPASDLQRWLDSATEAALAAGAVLQHHWGNLSHIDEKGRSGDLVTEADRGAEAAVMAVLERHLPANHGILAEESGVIRDREASLLWAIDPLDGTTNYTHQYPFCAVSIGLLAEGEPVLGVIYDPIHRDLFRAAAGLGATLNRRPIHVSKTEHLAQSLLVTGFAYDRRETADNNYAEFCHFTHLTQGVRRGGAAAIDLAYVACGRLDGYWERGLAPWDIAAGIALVREAGGKVTAYDGTPIDVMAGRLLATNGHLHQAMSHTLGQIKPLELPPLLEGPNPGA from the coding sequence ATGCCGCTTCCCCCTGCATCCGATCTACAGCGGTGGCTCGACAGTGCCACCGAGGCCGCCCTGGCCGCCGGAGCTGTGCTCCAGCACCACTGGGGCAACCTCAGCCACATTGATGAAAAGGGGCGATCGGGCGACCTGGTCACCGAGGCTGACCGGGGAGCCGAGGCGGCGGTGATGGCGGTGCTGGAACGGCACCTGCCTGCCAACCACGGTATTTTGGCCGAAGAATCGGGGGTGATTCGCGATCGCGAGGCCAGTCTGCTCTGGGCGATCGATCCCCTCGACGGCACCACCAACTACACCCACCAGTACCCCTTCTGTGCGGTTTCCATTGGCCTGCTGGCCGAGGGAGAGCCGGTTTTGGGCGTCATTTACGACCCCATCCATCGCGATTTATTTCGCGCCGCGGCTGGGTTGGGGGCCACGCTCAACCGCCGCCCAATTCATGTTTCCAAGACAGAGCACCTGGCCCAAAGCCTCCTGGTAACCGGGTTTGCCTACGATCGCCGCGAAACCGCAGACAACAACTATGCCGAATTTTGCCACTTCACCCATCTGACCCAGGGGGTCCGCCGCGGCGGGGCGGCTGCCATTGATCTGGCCTACGTGGCCTGCGGGCGGTTGGACGGCTACTGGGAGCGCGGCCTGGCCCCCTGGGATATTGCCGCAGGCATTGCCCTGGTGCGGGAGGCGGGCGGCAAAGTCACCGCCTACGACGGCACCCCCATCGACGTAATGGCTGGTCGGCTGCTGGCCACCAACGGCCACCTTCACCAGGCTATGAGCCATACCCTGGGCCAAATTAAGCCCCTGGAGCTGCCGCCCTTACTCGAAGGGCCCAACCCTGGGGCGTGA
- a CDS encoding 2Fe-2S iron-sulfur cluster-binding protein yields MVRTHTVTIHHRQTGRFYTVEVPEDRYILQSAESQGVELPFACRNGACTACAVRLLEGEVEQPEAMGLSPDLRRQGYALLCVSYPRSDLRAETQDEDEVYELQFGRYFGKGKVRRGLPLEDD; encoded by the coding sequence ATGGTTCGTACCCACACCGTTACCATTCACCATCGCCAGACCGGGCGTTTCTACACCGTAGAGGTGCCCGAGGACCGCTACATTCTCCAGTCGGCTGAGAGCCAGGGGGTAGAGCTGCCGTTTGCCTGCCGCAATGGAGCCTGCACCGCCTGCGCCGTGCGCCTGCTCGAGGGCGAAGTCGAGCAGCCCGAGGCCATGGGGCTATCCCCCGACCTGCGCCGTCAGGGGTACGCGCTGCTGTGCGTGAGCTATCCCCGCAGCGATCTGCGGGCCGAAACCCAGGACGAGGACGAGGTGTACGAACTGCAGTTTGGTCGTTACTTTGGCAAGGGCAAGGTGCGCAGGGGTCTACCGCTGGAAGACGATTGA
- a CDS encoding EamA family transporter, with amino-acid sequence MGPSDHLPDSSTPQPDTRSAEAILRVLGQDLEVLRHQVADDLSNDIAHLQAKKQRLMADIEALEGDYEVLRGQHQQLQTTYAEGLSQQQIAQQQAWAKRLAVALATHLQGRLETALAQAHPRGMPSLPQIEGLAPSAHAIQGLSDLDATLQNTFNSIQQDLTSYHSNLSQQINRMQSVEQQGEAILEALVARLSQQLQGQMTSPPAQTGYSLPLSEATPAGLTLPPRTYRSPRPHPGSAASVDQRQPSPDPGPPGAAQARPRSQPQASSLGVGPAGIASPGAPVSERSSPPTQSQLQLGLILVVLSTLALSLHNVIVGVIGYGGQLLGQLPIESVLPLTIPNSLLLLWLRMVVVVPLLALVAPRLYPRVGGDLRQLFQNPDRRPLAQVVASGSFLFLSQVLIYKAIADVGPGVAVTLLFMYPLITVPLAWFLFGDRPTPLRLVVMFAISMGIVFTALPRIYSDLTGSGVSLWGVGAALLASVAFALFLIAMQLSFKRLHPVSVSLMQFSTIFILTSLILIVGTFFGLDPGQPNQPLNLYIGAGLLGLLTLLGYLFNNYGVKLLGASQASIVAASGPVVTALLAYIITPGEKSTLLFIQWMGVILVTLGVISLSLERLASQRRQTRRRSAVPTNTGQWH; translated from the coding sequence ATGGGGCCCTCTGACCATCTACCTGATTCTTCTACTCCCCAGCCGGACACCCGGTCAGCTGAGGCCATTTTGCGGGTGCTGGGGCAAGACCTGGAGGTGCTGCGTCATCAAGTTGCGGACGACCTGTCCAACGATATTGCCCATCTCCAGGCCAAAAAGCAGCGGCTGATGGCCGACATCGAAGCCCTGGAAGGGGACTACGAGGTCCTACGGGGTCAGCATCAGCAGCTCCAAACCACCTACGCTGAAGGTCTGTCGCAGCAGCAGATTGCCCAGCAGCAGGCCTGGGCCAAACGACTGGCGGTGGCTCTGGCCACCCATTTGCAGGGGCGGCTAGAGACGGCCCTGGCCCAAGCTCATCCCAGGGGTATGCCCAGCCTCCCCCAGATCGAGGGGCTGGCTCCGTCAGCCCATGCCATCCAGGGGCTGTCCGACCTGGATGCAACCCTTCAGAACACCTTCAATTCGATTCAGCAGGATTTGACCAGCTACCACAGCAACCTCTCGCAGCAGATCAATCGCATGCAGAGCGTAGAGCAGCAGGGAGAAGCCATTCTAGAAGCCCTGGTGGCCAGGCTGAGCCAGCAACTCCAGGGACAGATGACATCGCCACCGGCCCAAACCGGCTATAGCCTGCCGCTCTCGGAGGCAACCCCTGCCGGACTGACCCTGCCCCCCAGGACCTACCGCAGTCCGCGGCCCCATCCGGGTTCGGCTGCCTCGGTGGACCAGCGCCAGCCCTCGCCTGACCCCGGTCCGCCCGGCGCGGCCCAGGCTCGTCCTCGGTCCCAGCCCCAGGCCAGTTCTTTAGGAGTTGGCCCGGCGGGGATTGCCTCCCCAGGAGCCCCGGTCTCTGAGCGGAGCAGCCCTCCCACCCAATCCCAGCTTCAGTTGGGACTGATCCTGGTGGTGCTGTCGACCCTGGCTCTTTCGCTGCACAACGTCATCGTCGGCGTCATTGGCTATGGAGGACAGCTTTTAGGGCAATTGCCCATTGAATCAGTGCTGCCCCTCACCATTCCCAACTCCCTGCTGCTGCTGTGGCTGCGAATGGTAGTGGTGGTGCCCCTGCTGGCTCTGGTAGCCCCACGCCTCTACCCCCGAGTAGGGGGCGATCTGCGGCAACTCTTCCAGAACCCCGACCGCCGACCCCTGGCGCAGGTCGTGGCCAGCGGCAGTTTTTTGTTTCTGTCCCAGGTGCTGATTTACAAAGCTATTGCCGATGTCGGCCCGGGGGTCGCGGTGACGCTGCTGTTTATGTACCCGCTGATCACGGTACCCCTGGCCTGGTTTCTGTTTGGCGATCGCCCCACCCCACTGCGGTTGGTGGTCATGTTTGCCATCAGCATGGGCATTGTGTTTACGGCCCTACCGCGGATCTATAGCGATCTGACCGGCAGCGGCGTGTCGCTCTGGGGCGTGGGCGCGGCTCTCCTGGCCAGCGTCGCCTTTGCGCTCTTTTTGATCGCCATGCAGCTTAGCTTTAAGCGGCTACACCCGGTTTCGGTCAGCCTGATGCAGTTTTCGACGATCTTTATCCTCACCAGTCTCATCTTGATCGTTGGCACGTTCTTTGGGCTGGACCCTGGCCAACCTAACCAACCCCTGAACCTCTACATTGGAGCCGGGCTGCTGGGACTGCTGACCCTGCTGGGGTATTTGTTCAATAACTACGGCGTCAAGCTGCTGGGTGCTTCCCAGGCCTCGATTGTGGCCGCCAGTGGGCCAGTGGTTACGGCGCTGCTGGCTTACATTATCACCCCCGGTGAAAAGTCCACCCTGCTTTTTATTCAGTGGATGGGCGTCATTTTGGTCACCCTGGGGGTGATCTCGCTCAGCCTGGAACGCCTGGCCAGCCAACGCCGTCAGACCAGACGCCGCAGCGCAGTACCCACCAACACCGGGCAGTGGCACTAA